The genomic region GAAGCCGTCCGCGCAGCCGGTCAGATAGTGCAGGTAGCGGTCGTAGACCTCCTGCGACTGCACCGCCACCGCCTCGTCGTGGTGGGCCCGCAGCGCCTCGGCCCAGCAGTCCAGGGTGCGGGCGTAGTGCGGCTGCAGCGACTGGCGCCGGGTCAGCGTGAAGCCGGCCTGGGCGGCGTGCTCACCGACCAGCTCGATCGACGGCAGATACCCGCCCGGGAAGATCTCGGTGAGGATGAACTTCACGAACCGCGCCACCGAGAACGTCAGCGGCATCCCGCGGTCGGCCATCTGCGGCAGCGTCAGCGCCGTGATCGTGTGCAGCAGCATCACCCCGTCGTCGGGCAGCACCCGGTGGGCGGTGGCGAAGAAGTCGTCCCAGCGGTCGCGGCCGAAGTGCTCGAACGCGCCGATCGACACGATCCGGTCCACCGGCTCGTCGAACTGCTCCCAGCCCTGCAGCAGCACCCGCTTGTCGCGGCCGCTGGGATGGGCGTCGAACCGCTCGGTGACGTGGGCGTGCTGGTTCTCGCTGAGCGTGAGGCCGACGACGTTGACGTCGTAGCGGTCCAGCGCCCGCAGCATCGTCGACCCCCAGCCGCAGCCCACGTCGAGCAGCGTCATCCCCGGTTGCAGGCCCAGCTTGCCCAGCGCCAGGTCCACCTTGGCCTGCTGGGCTTCCTCCAGCGTCATGTCGTCGCGCTCGAAGAACGCGCAGCTGTAGGTCTGCGACGGGTCCAGCCAGAGCCGGAAGAACTCGTCGGACAGGTCGTAGTGGGCCTGTACGTCCTGGAAATGCGGCATTAAGTTGCGGCGTGGAGCCATCGGTGCCTTCCTGGGCGAATCAGAAGCCCGGCGGTCGCCGTGTAGCCCTGAAGCACTCGGCTCGACAGTACGCCCCGCATCGAAGGTGCGGAACGCCGTTAATTTCCCGGTGGCCGCGGCGCGGTTTGCTCAGTGCGCGTCGGCGAAGGTGTTCTTCAGCTCGCCGACGATGTCGTCCCACAGCGGCTCGGGCAGGTCGTGGCCCATGCCCTCGAACAGCACCAGCCGGGCGTTGGGGATGTTGCGGGCGATCGACTTGCCGCCCGTCGGGCGCATCAGCTTGTCGGCCTTGCCGTGGATCACCACCGTCGGTGCGGTGGTGCGGCGGTTGTAGGGCAGCAGGCTGCCGCTGCCGACGATCGCGTTGAACTGCCGCGCCACCCCCTGCGGGTAGTAGGAGCGCTCGTAGAACTCGATGGCGTCGGCGCGGATCTCGTCGTCGCTCTTGCGCAGCGCCGGATGCGGGCTGCCGATGATGCGGCTGAGCTTGATCGAGTTCTCGATGACCACCTCACGCGGCGCGTCCGGCGGCGGGCCGGTCAGGATGCTGAACAGCTGGCGCGGGCCCGGCGGCGGCAGCAGCGCGCGGTTGTTCGATGAGAAGATGACACCCAGGCTGCGGGTGCGGTGGGCGTGTCGGCCCGCGACGATCTGCGCGATCATCCCGCCCATCGACCCGCCGACGATGTGCGCCCGCTCGACGTCGAGATGGTCCAGGACCGCGATCGCGTCGTCGGCCATGTCCTCGAGCGTGTACACCGCGGGGCTCTTCACCCCGACCAGCGAGCGCGCCATGTTGCCGATCTGCGAGCCCTTGGTGCGGTGCCCGTCGAGCTTGCTGGACAGGCCGACGTCGCGGTTGTCGAAGCGGATCACCCGCAGGCCCTGGTCGATCAGCCTCTGGCAGAAGCCGTCGCGCCAGTACACCAGCTGGGCGCCCAGGCCCATAATCAGCAGGACGGCCGGGTCGTTCGGATTGCCGAGGTCCTCGTAGTGGATCTGCAGATCCCCCGAGGGTGCCTTGCCCTCGCGTTTCTCGATCGCCACCTACACCTCTTCGGTGACGGTCGGGTCGGCGGCGTCGGCGTCGAGCTCCTCCTTGTGCTCGCGGCTGACCTCGACCATGAAGTTGGCGAAGTAGCCGGTCAGCTGCGGGTCGTTCATCATCTGCCACTTGGGCGCCAGCAGCTTCATGTAGCGCTCGACGTAGAGGAACTGCTTGCCGATCAGCACCAGCTCGCGCGGCAGCTTGACGTCGTAGGCGTCGGCCAGCGCCGAGAGCTGGCGGCCGATCTCGGCGTAGCTCATGTCGCCGAGGGTCTTCATCGTCAGCGGGGTGGCGAACTTCTCCAGGTCCTTGGCGGCCTGGGCCTCCGGTTTGACGGTGCCGACGGCGCCCATCAGCACGACGATCTTGCCGGCGGCGGCGTGGTCCTTCTTGACCAGCAGCGCGTAGACCAGCTCGCGCAGCAACCAGCGGGTGCGCGGGTCGATGCGGCCCATGATGCCGAAGTCGAAGAAGACGATCTTGCCGTCGTCGTCGACGTAGAGGTTGCCGGCGTGCAGGTCGCCGTGGAACAGGCCGTGGCGCAGACCGCCCTCGAAGACGCTGAACAGCAGGGCCTTGACCAGCTCCTCACCGTCGAAGCCCTTGGCCTTGATGGTCTTGACGTCGTCGATGCGGGTGCCCTGGATGCGCTCCATGGTCAGCACCCGCTCGGTGGTCAGATCCCAGTAGACCTGCGGGACCCGGATGTTCTGGCCCAGCGGCGAGGCGTGCATGTGCGACACCCACGCGTCCATCGACTGGGCCTCCAGCCGGAAGTCGAGCTCCTCGGCGAGGTTGTCGGCGAAGTCGGCGACGACGTCCTGGGCGGACAGCCGCTGACCGAGCTTGGCCAGCTCGACGAGGCGGGCGCCGCGCTTGAGGATCTGCAGGTCGGCGGCCACCCGGCGGCGGATGCCGGGCCGCTGGATCTTGACGACGACCTCCTCGCCGCTGTGCAGGGTCGCGTAGTGGACCTGCGCGATCGACGCGGACGCGAACGGCTTGTCGTCGAAGCTCTTGAACAGCTCCTTGGGTTCCTTGCCGAGCTCCTCGAGGAACAGCTTGTGCACCTCGGCGGGGTCGGCAGGCGGCACCCGGTCGAGCAGGCTGCGGAACTCCCTGGACAGCGGCTCGCCGAAGGCGCCGGGGCTCGACGCGATGATCTGGCCGAACTTGACGTAGGTGGGGCCCAGGTCGGAGAAGGTCTGGGGGATCTGCTTGATGATCTTCTGCTGCAGCGAACCGCGGCCGCCGATGTTGGCGAGGACGCGTGCGCCGGTGCGGGTGATCTGCCAACCCGTCGCGCCGATGCGGGCGGCCTCGACCGGAAGCGGAACGCGGTCGAGTCTCGGAAGGTCGCGGTGCTGCGTGTTTCGCGATGCACTCATAAGTTGCAGTCTCTCAAAATCCGTGGTGGCGGTCGAAAACCTGTGGACGGGGTCACAGTGGTATGCCCGTTTCCGCCGCTTTTCACGGGGTGGAGTGTCACGGCGGTCCGGCCGGCGATCAGACGCCGGCGAACTCGCGCTCGACCTCGTCGCGGCTCATCTCCGGATCGTCGCCGGGCTTGTAGGTTGGCACGGTGTGCTTGACGTAGGTCCCGGACTTCACCCGCTCCTGGGCCTGGCGGAACTCCGGGATCGGGCCCTGCATCAGGTGCAGCGAGTTGATCACGGACCACACCATCGCGCGGCGGGCGGTGCGCTCGATGATGTTGGGGTCCTTGTGTTGGATCAGCTGCTTGGCCCACTTCGGCATGGTGTCGCGGATCGCCCAGTTCAGCGCGGCCTGCACCGGCGGCAGGTCCGGGCCGGTGGCGACGGCGGCACCGTGGGTGAGGGCCAGCCGCGGCAGGTAGGACTCCAGGCACTCCAGTGTCTCGGCCTTGGTCTCGGGCAGGTCGGTGCCGCCCAGGGCGTGGCCGACGCGGACGAACTCCTTGTAGTAACGATCGATGTCTTTGCCGCGCAACGGGTTCGGGTGGTACAGCTCGTGCGCGGTGGCCAGGCCCCACACGACGGTGGCGTAGTTCCAGCGCAGCCACTCGGGATCGTCGGCGTCGTAGCGGGCCCCGTCGGGGCGGGTGCCCTTGATGGTGTGGTGCATGGCGCGCACCGTCTTGGCGAGCCGCTCGGCGGTCTCGGTGGAGCCGTAGGCGGTGCCGATGAAGAAGGCGATCGAGTGGCCGAGGCGCACCGCCGCGCCCTTGGGGTCGATCTCGGGGCGGGCGACGCCGTTCTCGTCGCGCTTGACCAGCCGCGAGTGGTGCATGCCCATCCAGTAGATGGACGGGTCGAGGCGTTCCATGAACGCCGCACACTGCAGGCCGAAGATCAGCGCCTGCATGTGGGAGTGGACGTGCCAGACCGCGCTGCCCGGTCCGAACCAGCCCGGGTCGCCGACCGGCGCGGCGAACTCCATGCCGCGGAAGTAGTTGCGGCGGACGTCCTTGTCGAAACGCTGGTTGAGGAACTCACCGATGAACTGGTGCGGAAGCAGGATCACGCTCGGTCCTTTCGCGGACTCTGGTCACGGTTGTAACCAGAATACAACTCTGGTCACGAGCGTGACCAGATCTTGGTGGTGGCCGTACGCTGAAGGGCGTGTCGAGTCCCACCCGGTGGGCAGGCGTGCCGCTCACCGACCGTCGAGCCGAGAGGCGTGCGCAGCTGATCGCGGCAGCGTTCGAGCTGTTCGGTGAGGGTGGGGAGGCCGCGCTGTCGGTGCGGTCGGTGTGCCGGGCGTGCGGGCTGAACACCCGGTACTTCTACGAGAGCTTCGCCGACACCGACGAGCTGCTGGGCGCGGTGTACGACCAGGTGTCGGCCGAGTTGGCGGCGGCGGTGGAGGCGGCGATGGCCGCGGCGGGGGACTCGCTGCGGGCCCGGACGCGGGCGGGGATCGCCGCGGTGCTGGGGTTCTCGTCGGAGGATCCGCGGCGCGGCCGGGTGTTGTTCACCGATGCGCGGTCCAATCCGGTGCTGCTGGCGCGGCGGGCGGCGACGCAGGATCTGCTGCGCGAGGGCGTGCTGGCCGAGGGCTGGCAGCTGCACCCGGACACCGATCCGATCGCGGCCCAGGTGGGCGCGGCGATGTACACCGGCGCGATGGCCGAACTGGCCCAGCAGTGGCTGACCGGCCGGCTGGGCGACGACCTGGATGCGGTGGTGGATCACGCCGTGCGGCAGTGGTTGCGGTAGAAGCCTTTTGGCGTTGGCGCCGGCCGGCGCGCGGAGACCTGCGTATGTCTCTTTGCCAACCTTGGAGCGACTTTGTCGCTCGCCTTGGTGGGGCCGGGATGAGGGGAGTGGGGCGCGGAAGCGGGGACCCCTCCCGACCCTCCCCTTCCCGGCCGCGGCGCAGCCGCGTATGACTCTTTGCCAACCTTCGAGCGACTTTGTCGCTGAAGTTAGCAGCGGCGGTAGTAGTTGAGCGACTTTGTCGCTCCAAGGTTGGCGAAGAGACATATGCATGTCTCGCGGGCGCGCGCCGGGAGCCCTCGGCCGCCCGCCGGGACCCCGCGGACGCGCGCCGGGAGCCCGCGGGCGTGCGCCGGGGAGATACGCCCGGGCTCGGCCCCGCCCTGCGGCGAGGCGTACGCACGGGGTGACAGTCGACGTGAGTTATCCACAGCCTGGGACGAATCCGCCCCCGATTTGTCGGGGGCCGCCGCCATGGTGGCCCTATGCTCCAACGGAAACTCCTGCGTGGCACCGAACTTCGGTATGTCCTGACCGCCTACATCGCCGCCCAAGGGCCGCAGACCGTCGAATCTCTTCTCGACTACCTCGACTACCACGACTTCGAGGTCCCCGGCCGGCCCTCCAAGACCGTCTCCGACGCTCTGCGCTGGGAGCGCCGGCGTGGCCGCGTCCGTCGCCTCCGCCGCGCCCACTACGGCCCCGGCACCATGCCGCGCTCCACCGAGTCCTACATCCACAAGCGCGCCATGGCACTCCGCGACGAGGCCGCCAAGATCGCCGTCAGCGGCGAAAGCGAGGACGCCTACTATCAGCGCCTCTACGCCCGGCTCGACCCGTACGACGAGTTCTGAAAGTGGTTTGCGGGCAATCAACCCGTCAGGCACCCGAACCCGAACGGGTCACACCGCCTCGGCCACCGCCTCCCGCAGCACCTGCTCATACATCGCCAGGTGCTCGCGGATCTGCTGCTCGCTGTACAGCGCCGTGCGATAGCTGGCCTCCCACACCATCGACGACCCCGTGTCCACCACATTGATGAACAACTCGAACGTCTCCGCCTGGCGCACCATCGTCTCGTAACCGACGGCCAACCCGGTGTGGCTGATGTCGTCGTCGCGCACATCGATGTTGAACACCACGCTCACCAGCGGCGGCCGATCATCCGACCGCGCCAACGCCAGATCCGGCAGCAGCGTCCCGAAGCTGACCCCCTGATGGTCATACGCGTCCAGCAGCGTGTCCCGCGTCGTCGCCAACGCCTCCGCGAACGTCTCCGCCGACTGCAGCCGCAGCCGCAGCGGCAGCAGGTTCACGCAGTGCCCCACCAACTGGCCCTGCCCGTGGAACGACTGGCCCGCCGCCGCCAGCCCGATCACCAGATCGTCCTGGTCCGTGCACCGCCGGAACACCTGCGCGAACCCCGTCAGCATCGTCGCCACCAGGCTCGCCCCGTGCGCACCGCCCAGCCTGCGCAGCCCCGCGACCAGCTCCGGATCCACCGGCACATCCACCCGCGCCGCGCTCAGA from Mycolicibacterium phlei harbors:
- a CDS encoding TetR/AcrR family transcriptional regulator, yielding MSSPTRWAGVPLTDRRAERRAQLIAAAFELFGEGGEAALSVRSVCRACGLNTRYFYESFADTDELLGAVYDQVSAELAAAVEAAMAAAGDSLRARTRAGIAAVLGFSSEDPRRGRVLFTDARSNPVLLARRAATQDLLREGVLAEGWQLHPDTDPIAAQVGAAMYTGAMAELAQQWLTGRLGDDLDAVVDHAVRQWLR
- a CDS encoding oxygenase MpaB family protein, producing MLLPHQFIGEFLNQRFDKDVRRNYFRGMEFAAPVGDPGWFGPGSAVWHVHSHMQALIFGLQCAAFMERLDPSIYWMGMHHSRLVKRDENGVARPEIDPKGAAVRLGHSIAFFIGTAYGSTETAERLAKTVRAMHHTIKGTRPDGARYDADDPEWLRWNYATVVWGLATAHELYHPNPLRGKDIDRYYKEFVRVGHALGGTDLPETKAETLECLESYLPRLALTHGAAVATGPDLPPVQAALNWAIRDTMPKWAKQLIQHKDPNIIERTARRAMVWSVINSLHLMQGPIPEFRQAQERVKSGTYVKHTVPTYKPGDDPEMSRDEVEREFAGV
- a CDS encoding alpha/beta fold hydrolase translates to MEKREGKAPSGDLQIHYEDLGNPNDPAVLLIMGLGAQLVYWRDGFCQRLIDQGLRVIRFDNRDVGLSSKLDGHRTKGSQIGNMARSLVGVKSPAVYTLEDMADDAIAVLDHLDVERAHIVGGSMGGMIAQIVAGRHAHRTRSLGVIFSSNNRALLPPPGPRQLFSILTGPPPDAPREVVIENSIKLSRIIGSPHPALRKSDDEIRADAIEFYERSYYPQGVARQFNAIVGSGSLLPYNRRTTAPTVVIHGKADKLMRPTGGKSIARNIPNARLVLFEGMGHDLPEPLWDDIVGELKNTFADAH
- a CDS encoding cyclopropane mycolic acid synthase family methyltransferase, with translation MAPRRNLMPHFQDVQAHYDLSDEFFRLWLDPSQTYSCAFFERDDMTLEEAQQAKVDLALGKLGLQPGMTLLDVGCGWGSTMLRALDRYDVNVVGLTLSENQHAHVTERFDAHPSGRDKRVLLQGWEQFDEPVDRIVSIGAFEHFGRDRWDDFFATAHRVLPDDGVMLLHTITALTLPQMADRGMPLTFSVARFVKFILTEIFPGGYLPSIELVGEHAAQAGFTLTRRQSLQPHYARTLDCWAEALRAHHDEAVAVQSQEVYDRYLHYLTGCADGFRVGYIDVNQFTLVK
- a CDS encoding ABC1 kinase family protein; the encoded protein is MSASRNTQHRDLPRLDRVPLPVEAARIGATGWQITRTGARVLANIGGRGSLQQKIIKQIPQTFSDLGPTYVKFGQIIASSPGAFGEPLSREFRSLLDRVPPADPAEVHKLFLEELGKEPKELFKSFDDKPFASASIAQVHYATLHSGEEVVVKIQRPGIRRRVAADLQILKRGARLVELAKLGQRLSAQDVVADFADNLAEELDFRLEAQSMDAWVSHMHASPLGQNIRVPQVYWDLTTERVLTMERIQGTRIDDVKTIKAKGFDGEELVKALLFSVFEGGLRHGLFHGDLHAGNLYVDDDGKIVFFDFGIMGRIDPRTRWLLRELVYALLVKKDHAAAGKIVVLMGAVGTVKPEAQAAKDLEKFATPLTMKTLGDMSYAEIGRQLSALADAYDVKLPRELVLIGKQFLYVERYMKLLAPKWQMMNDPQLTGYFANFMVEVSREHKEELDADAADPTVTEEV